The following proteins are co-located in the Streptomyces sp. DT2A-34 genome:
- a CDS encoding 1-deoxy-D-xylulose-5-phosphate synthase gives MAHLSATPVQAEASCRIPDPAQLRDLSAPQLDRLAAGLRSFLIERVCATGGHLGPNLGAVELTLALHRVFDSPRDGLIFDTGHQAYVHKLLTGRAGRFGSLRQAGGLSGYPSRAESEHDLVENSHASTALSYADGLAKARQLSGEQERAVVAVIGDGALTGGMAWEALNNLGAARDRPVIVVLNDNGRSYEPTHGALAHHLHTLKSGKDAAACRNLFTDLGFTYFGPVDGHSTGDLEGVLRRARTLNQPVLVHVVTVKGKGYAPAEEDEADCLHAVGTVDPATGRSRGGGLPTWTTVFGRALAELAAERPDLVAITAAMLRPTGLYPMQQRFPERVFDVGIAEQHAVTSAAGLAMGGLHPVIALYATFLNRAFDQVLMDVALHRLPVTFVLDRAGITGPDGPSHHGMWDLSLLSTVPGLRVAAPRDAARVQELLGEAVAHGQGPTALRIPKATASRDIAALARMDGIDILHRSPHRPLEVLLVGAGPLAGAALDAAALLEEQGIGVTVADPRWVLPVNPALTALADRHDLAVSIEDGVLPGGLGWALDQACQTQAVSTPVEALGLPRSFIAHGPRTGLLAQAGLDAAGIARAVQAAHAPRPPATGSSFAAQEALR, from the coding sequence ATGGCGCATCTATCGGCCACACCGGTCCAGGCAGAAGCCTCCTGCCGCATCCCGGATCCAGCGCAGCTGCGGGACCTGTCGGCGCCGCAGCTCGACCGGCTCGCGGCCGGGCTGCGGTCGTTTCTGATCGAGCGCGTGTGCGCGACGGGCGGGCACCTGGGCCCGAATCTGGGTGCGGTGGAACTGACCCTCGCCCTGCACCGCGTCTTCGACTCGCCCCGTGACGGCCTGATCTTCGATACCGGTCATCAGGCATACGTCCACAAGCTGCTGACCGGCCGTGCCGGACGGTTCGGCTCGCTGCGGCAGGCCGGCGGCCTGTCGGGGTATCCCTCACGGGCCGAGTCCGAACACGACCTGGTGGAGAACTCGCACGCCTCCACCGCCCTGTCCTACGCCGACGGCCTGGCCAAGGCTCGCCAGCTGTCCGGCGAGCAGGAGCGGGCGGTGGTCGCGGTCATCGGCGACGGCGCGCTGACCGGCGGTATGGCCTGGGAGGCGCTGAACAACCTCGGCGCCGCCCGGGACCGGCCCGTGATCGTCGTACTCAACGACAACGGCCGCTCCTACGAACCCACCCACGGCGCCCTGGCCCACCACCTGCACACGCTCAAGTCCGGTAAGGACGCGGCAGCGTGCCGGAACCTGTTCACCGATCTCGGCTTCACCTACTTCGGGCCCGTCGACGGGCACAGCACCGGGGATCTTGAGGGTGTGCTGCGGCGGGCCCGAACCCTCAACCAGCCGGTGCTGGTGCACGTGGTGACCGTCAAGGGCAAGGGCTACGCCCCCGCGGAGGAGGACGAGGCGGACTGCCTGCACGCCGTCGGCACCGTGGACCCGGCCACCGGACGCTCCCGCGGTGGCGGCCTGCCGACGTGGACGACCGTGTTCGGCCGGGCGCTGGCCGAGCTCGCCGCTGAGCGGCCCGATCTGGTGGCCATCACGGCGGCCATGCTGCGACCCACCGGCCTGTACCCGATGCAACAACGCTTCCCTGAGCGGGTCTTCGACGTCGGCATCGCCGAACAGCACGCCGTCACCTCGGCCGCAGGTCTCGCGATGGGCGGCCTGCACCCGGTGATCGCCCTCTACGCCACATTCCTCAACCGGGCCTTCGACCAGGTCCTGATGGACGTCGCCCTGCACCGCCTCCCGGTCACCTTCGTCCTGGACCGGGCCGGCATCACCGGCCCCGACGGACCCTCCCATCACGGCATGTGGGATCTGTCGTTGCTGTCGACGGTGCCGGGCCTGCGGGTCGCCGCCCCACGCGATGCCGCACGGGTACAGGAACTGCTGGGCGAGGCCGTCGCCCACGGCCAAGGGCCCACCGCGCTGCGGATCCCGAAGGCCACGGCATCGCGGGACATCGCGGCGCTGGCGCGGATGGACGGGATCGACATCCTGCACCGCAGCCCCCACCGCCCCCTGGAAGTCCTGCTCGTCGGAGCCGGCCCGCTGGCCGGAGCAGCCCTGGACGCCGCGGCCTTGTTGGAGGAGCAGGGCATCGGGGTCACGGTCGCCGACCCCCGGTGGGTACTGCCGGTCAACCCCGCACTGACGGCACTGGCGGACCGTCACGACCTCGCGGTCAGTATCGAGGACGGTGTACTCCCCGGCGGACTCGGCTGGGCCCTGGACCAAGCATGCCAAACCCAGGCGGTCAGCACACCGGTGGAGGCGCTCGGTCTTCCCCGCTCGTTCATCGCCCACGGTCCGCGTACGGGTCTGCTGGCCCAGGCCGGACTCGACGCCGCCGGGATCGCCCGCGCCGTCCAGGCAGCCCACGCTCCACGGCCTCCGGCCACCGGCTCGTCCTTCGCAGCCCAGGAGGCGTTGCGGTGA
- a CDS encoding NAD(P)/FAD-dependent oxidoreductase yields MSLARLAASRKARHGTPSRRDHAIVIGAGFAGLLATRVLADHFAQVTLLERDTITDEATFRRGTPQSYHAHYLLERGALTLEELCPGVREEMAANGVPMVDFGEAMRFLLPSGWTPQTTTGISVQSLSRPFLEQQVRRRVLKLPNVELISDFTVDALVVAEGSESAVRGVRGRHEGTPRDFTGDLVVIATGRGPQLPKWLADAGIPSPAERRVAAEVAYTTRLYDGHPDEGFTARAVLAYAPDRRRAGGVVTVEHGRCLVTLCGADGEKCDISDTGFEAFAESLPDSCAADYLKTHTPLNRAHRFVDHGNRWRLLHRDHAWPTGLVALGDCLCLFNPIYGQGLTVAALQAQALGVSLGRGESARQFQSRAARIIRIPWLMATSSDLAWESNGMRLVARMAHWYLGRLLQLIPTDPDLYRRFARVQHMRDAPTALMAPAVLRRAFLARQPNTRK; encoded by the coding sequence ATGTCTCTCGCACGGCTGGCCGCCTCCCGCAAGGCCCGGCACGGCACACCGTCACGACGTGACCACGCCATCGTCATCGGCGCCGGATTCGCCGGCCTGCTCGCCACGCGCGTCCTGGCCGACCACTTCGCCCAGGTGACCCTCCTGGAACGCGACACCATCACCGACGAGGCCACGTTCAGGCGCGGCACCCCGCAGAGCTACCACGCCCACTACCTCCTCGAACGCGGAGCCTTGACCCTCGAGGAACTGTGTCCCGGTGTACGCGAAGAGATGGCGGCCAACGGGGTGCCGATGGTGGACTTCGGCGAGGCGATGCGGTTCCTCCTGCCGTCCGGCTGGACCCCACAGACCACGACGGGTATCTCGGTGCAGTCACTCAGCCGCCCCTTTCTGGAACAGCAGGTACGCCGCCGGGTCTTGAAACTGCCGAACGTGGAACTCATCAGCGACTTCACCGTCGACGCACTGGTGGTGGCCGAGGGCAGCGAGAGCGCGGTCCGCGGCGTACGGGGACGGCACGAGGGCACCCCCCGGGACTTCACGGGAGATCTGGTCGTGATCGCCACCGGGCGCGGTCCCCAGCTGCCCAAGTGGCTCGCCGACGCCGGAATCCCGTCCCCGGCAGAGCGCAGGGTGGCCGCCGAAGTCGCGTACACCACAAGGCTGTACGACGGGCACCCTGACGAGGGGTTCACTGCACGTGCCGTCCTCGCTTACGCCCCCGACCGACGTCGGGCAGGGGGGGTGGTGACCGTGGAGCACGGCCGCTGCCTGGTGACCCTCTGCGGGGCTGACGGCGAGAAGTGCGACATCAGCGACACGGGTTTTGAGGCATTCGCTGAGAGCCTGCCCGACTCCTGCGCGGCCGACTACCTCAAGACCCATACGCCTTTGAATAGGGCACACCGCTTCGTCGACCACGGCAACCGCTGGCGTCTGCTGCACCGTGACCACGCCTGGCCCACCGGGCTGGTCGCTCTCGGGGACTGCCTGTGCCTGTTCAACCCCATCTACGGCCAGGGGCTGACCGTTGCCGCACTGCAGGCGCAAGCCCTCGGCGTCTCGCTGGGCCGGGGCGAGTCCGCCCGGCAGTTCCAGAGCCGCGCCGCCCGGATCATCCGCATCCCCTGGCTCATGGCGACCAGCTCGGACCTCGCCTGGGAGAGCAACGGCATGCGGCTGGTTGCCCGTATGGCGCACTGGTACCTGGGCCGCCTTCTCC
- the ispG gene encoding flavodoxin-dependent (E)-4-hydroxy-3-methylbut-2-enyl-diphosphate synthase, whose product MSAIDLGLPTVAIPQVPVRRRSTRQLHVGAVPVGGGAPVSVQTMTTTNTADIDATLRQVAEVTAAGCDIIRVAVPSQDDADALPAITARSPIPVIADIHFQPRYVFAAIEAGCAGVRVNPGNIRKFDDRVGEIAKAAGAAGVPIRIGVNAGSLDPRLLAKYGSATPEALVESALWEASLFEEQGFTDLKIAVKHHDPRTMIAANRLLADACDYPLHLGVTEAGTAMQGAIKSAAAFAILLAEGIGDTIRVSISDHPVQQVKAGNHILASLGLRPRKLEIVSCPGCGRLQVDIHRLASQVEAAFDGFPHPLRIAVMGCVVNGPGESREADLGVSCGNGKGQIFVRGQVVRTVPESQVVEALVEAAMDLVDAAPEGVDK is encoded by the coding sequence GTGAGCGCCATCGACCTCGGCCTGCCCACCGTTGCCATCCCACAAGTCCCGGTGCGCCGCAGGTCCACCCGTCAACTGCACGTCGGGGCGGTGCCGGTGGGCGGCGGCGCCCCGGTGAGCGTGCAGACGATGACCACCACCAACACCGCCGACATCGACGCCACCCTGCGGCAGGTCGCCGAAGTCACCGCCGCCGGCTGCGACATCATCCGCGTCGCCGTCCCCTCCCAGGACGACGCCGACGCCCTGCCCGCCATCACCGCCAGGTCCCCCATCCCCGTGATCGCGGACATCCACTTCCAGCCCCGCTATGTCTTCGCTGCCATCGAGGCCGGGTGCGCTGGGGTTCGGGTGAACCCGGGCAACATCAGGAAGTTCGACGACCGGGTGGGCGAGATCGCCAAGGCTGCTGGTGCCGCCGGGGTGCCGATCCGCATCGGCGTCAACGCCGGATCCCTCGACCCCCGCCTGCTGGCCAAGTACGGATCCGCGACGCCCGAGGCGCTCGTCGAATCCGCGCTGTGGGAGGCATCCCTCTTCGAGGAGCAGGGCTTCACCGATCTGAAGATCGCCGTCAAGCACCACGACCCACGAACGATGATCGCCGCGAACCGGCTGCTCGCCGACGCCTGCGACTACCCGCTGCACCTCGGCGTCACCGAGGCCGGCACCGCCATGCAGGGCGCGATCAAGTCCGCGGCCGCTTTCGCGATCCTCCTTGCCGAGGGCATCGGTGACACCATCCGGGTCTCGATCTCCGACCATCCCGTGCAGCAGGTCAAGGCCGGCAACCACATCCTGGCCTCCCTCGGGCTGCGTCCGCGCAAGCTGGAGATCGTCTCCTGCCCCGGCTGCGGCCGCCTCCAAGTAGACATCCACCGCCTCGCCAGCCAGGTCGAAGCGGCCTTCGACGGCTTCCCCCACCCCCTGCGCATCGCTGTCATGGGCTGCGTCGTCAACGGCCCCGGCGAATCCCGTGAAGCCGACCTCGGCGTCTCCTGCGGCAACGGCAAGGGCCAGATCTTCGTCCGCGGCCAGGTGGTACGCACCGTTCCTGAGAGCCAGGTCGTCGAGGCCCTCGTCGAGGCAGCCATGGACCTCGTGGACGCGGCACCGGAAGGAGTGGACAAGTGA